The DNA sequence GCTCCGACCTGATCATTCATGCCGGAGACATTGGGAAAGAGGACATACTTGATGAGCTCAGCGCAATTGCTCCGGTTATAGCTGTACGCGGGAATATGGACAGCGAAATGTGGGCCTATAAATTTCAAAGGACGGAAGTCATTGAATTGAATAATGTCCTTCTTTATGTGCTCCACAATATCAGCGCGCTCGATCTTGACCCGGCAACTTCTCACATCAAGGCTGTCATAAGCGGGCATACTCACAGGCCCTCAATAAGCAGCCACAAGGGTGTGCTCTATATAAATCCCGGCAGCGCGGGGCCCAGGAGATTCACCCTTCCGGTGTCAGTTGCGCTTCTGAGTTTAAAAGCAGGCGCCCTCGATGCGCGGATAGTGGAAATTATTGACAACAAAACAGTAGCTGGTAGTTAGTCGACAGTAGTTAGGGGATCCCAGCTACTATCTACTAACTACTGTACCCTTTTAAAGCCTCACTCATAACGCTTTACGCATCACGCGTTACGATTCAATAATCCTATGT is a window from the Nitrospirota bacterium genome containing:
- a CDS encoding metallophosphoesterase family protein; this translates as MYKNIRSKDNLRIGIISDTHGLLRPAAVDALQGSDLIIHAGDIGKEDILDELSAIAPVIAVRGNMDSEMWAYKFQRTEVIELNNVLLYVLHNISALDLDPATSHIKAVISGHTHRPSISSHKGVLYINPGSAGPRRFTLPVSVALLSLKAGALDARIVEIIDNKTVAGS